In a single window of the Nilaparvata lugens isolate BPH chromosome 1, ASM1435652v1, whole genome shotgun sequence genome:
- the LOC111054975 gene encoding putative nuclease HARBI1, which yields MERPKARRRCYELAFESDSDEENVIRRPRWIKERANEFDDLDNIDFITKYRLSKRTVLCVLELIEHKLEFPSDKNDCVSPINQLLCALRFYATGCYQSVSGDLSGFSTATAHRIVHRVSCAIASIREHFLRFPETPEEIKENQLQFHKIAKFPRVVGAIDCTHIRFGKCPNAEDGEVFRNRKNFFSLNVQAICNANLEMLDIVARWPGSTHDSFIFNNSLIKTNFENGRYGDALLVGDSGYGCKNYLITPLENCVTPADHLFNESQIRTRNPIERMFGVWKRRFPAMALGLRLNLENSFPVIVATAVLHNVAQQSREVIPRDDEAVVLPAPWDVLIAEGDIRAPLINVGGPQRGNVNFRVRHSLVTNYFHRLAQREVENAVGAFENGE from the exons ATGGAACGGCCAAAAGCCAGGAGGAGGTGTTATGAATTGGCTTTTGAAAGTGACAGCGATGAAGAAAATGTTATTCGCCGTCCAAGATGGATAAAAGAAAGAGCtaatgaatttgatgatttaGATAATATAGATTTCATCACCAAATACAGATTATCTAAACGAACAGTTTTATGTGTACTGGAACTCATTGAACATAAGCTGGAATTTCCTTCAGACAA gAATGATTGTGTATCACCAATCAACCAATTACTTTGTGCCCTTCGATTCTACGCTACAGGCTGTTATCAATCAGTTTCTGGGGATCTAAGTGGTTTTAGTACAGCCACCGCCCACAGAATTGTGCACAGGGTGAGCTGCGCGATTGCATCCATAAGGGAACACTTTTTGAGATTTCCTGAGACTCCGGAGgaaataaaagaaaatcaattacaatttcataaaattgcCAAGTTTCCGAGAGTTGTGGGTGCCATAGATTGCACTCATATACGATTTGGAAAGTGCCCAA ATGCTGAAGATGGCGAAGTTTTTCGAAACAGGaaaaactttttctccctgaacGTCCAGGCTATTTGCAATGCTAATTTAGAGATGTTGGACATTGTTGCGAGGTGGCCAGGCAGTACACAcgattcattcattttcaataatagttTGATAAAAACAAATTTCGAAAATGGAAG GTATGGGGATGCCTTGTTAGTTGGAGATTCTGGATATGGCTGCAAAAACTATTTAATAACTCCACTGGAGAACTGTGTAACGCCAGCAGACCATTTATTCAATGAGTCACAAATAAGAACGAGGAACCCGATTGAACGCATGTTTGGGGTTTGGAAAAGAAGATTTCCAGCAATGGCATTAGGGCTGCGTTTGAATTTGGAGAATTCATTCCCAGTTATAGTTGCTACTGCTGTACTCCATAACGTTGCACAACAATCCAGAGAAGTGATTCCTCGTGATGATGAGGCAGTGGTTCTTCCTGCTCCTTGGGATGTTCTCATAGCTGAAGGAGACATAAGAGCACCACTCATCAATGTTGGAGGACCCCAGAGAGGAAACGTCAACTTCAGAGTACGCCATTCCCTTGTGACAAATTATTTTCACAG ACTTGCACAACGGGAAGTAGAGAATGCCGTGGGAGCATTTGAGAATGGAGAATAA
- the LOC120353549 gene encoding myb/SANT-like DNA-binding domain-containing protein 3 produces the protein MEKSSAKKFREPVFINSEKMLLIDLVEKYYSIIECKKTDGISNKIKQLEWIKIGKEFNSFNTHMERDFNSLKTLWENLKKKAKAVITAMNTNKYATGGGPYRTVKEDQIIERVIPIIKKRAEGFNNIYDSDAVATSTESATSSSSGNSSSTGIAELTTDCELTLEVDCGDEQNYTVQDSSPIPTMMLVNGDWESYSPGLLRTPRAKVLVDEASHSPIASTSALPKPTITPEEEKGVIQRSTPISKIRTTRHLHNRRRPVLKESEAIALASCKIKNLQVAEEQARKEHEVTMECLLMQKEQEREKLVQEQEKTKQEREKTEQEVIKKMLLLAELERLKK, from the exons ATGGAGAAGTCTAGTGCAAAAAAGTTTAGAGAGCCTGTTTTTATAAACAGTGAGAAAATGCTTCTCATTGATTTGGtagaaaaatattacagtatcaTTGAATGTAAGAAAACTGATGGCatttctaataaaatcaaaCAATTGGAGTGGATTAAGATAGGAAAAGAATTTAATAGCTTCAACACCCACATGGAACGAGATTTCAACTCATTAAAAACACTGTgggagaatttaaaaaaaaaagcaAAAGCCGTCATAACTGCAATGAATACTAATAAATATGCAACAG GTGGAGGTCCTTATAGAACTGTGAAAGAAGATCAAATTATAGAGAGGGTAATTcctataataaaaaaaagagcTGAGGGTTTTAATAACATTTACGACTCAGATGCTGTTGCAACAAGTACTG AATCAGCTACAAGTTCAAGTTCGGGAAACAGCAGTAGTACCGGTATCGCAGAACTGACGACTGACTGTGAATTGACTTTGGAAGTGGACTGTGGCGACGAACAAAACTACACTGTTCAGGACTCCTCCCCAATACCCACAATG ATGCTTGTGAATGGTGATTGGGAGTCATACTCTCCAGGCCTTCTCAGAACCCCTCGAGCCAAGGTTCTTGTGGATGAGGCTTCTCATTCACCAATAGCCTCAACATCGGCTCTTCCGAAACCAACTATCACACCAGAGGAAGAGAAGGGGGTGATACAGAGGTCAACGCCCATTTCAAAAATTAGAACAACCAGACACCTTCACAATAGAAGAAGGCCTGTTTTGAAAGAGAGCGAAGCTATAGCTCTAGCTTCATGTAAAATTAAAAACCTGCAGGTTGCAGAGGAGCAGGCAAGGAAAGAGCACGAAGTAACAATGGAATGTCTGCTAATGCAGAAAGAGCAGGAGAGAGAGAAGCTGGTTCAGGAGCAGGAGAAAACAAAACAGGAACGGGAGAAAACTGAACAAGAAGTGATCAAGAAAATGTTACTTCTTGCGGAATTAGAACgtttaaaaaagtaa